gaattagccaatcagcgcgcagcaacaccatcatgcatgaaacatgctttaatccaatctatgtcccgctaacacctTTGGAACTCTATTTTCCACCATGATGCCTAGCTTTGGATATAGTCGTATTTTCTAATCGTTTGTACGTTGTTGTCATGTTAGTCAATTTTTTactcatgtatctttttacattaATCTGGATCGGAATTGGCAATCGAAATAGGAAAAAACCGAGTATTGTTCCAGTCGACTCGTCGTCTCTCGCTCGCCCATTTGCTGAccaatcaggtgatagaatagtttaAATCTCTCTACCTCAGGGCAGTTAGTCTCAATGCGGTCTCAAGCACGCTAGCCACAAAGTTAAGCCAGTTAGCATATCGTTCAAGAATTTAGTCTAAATCGATACAAGTTATCTTCTGTATATTATTGGGTAGAAAGATCAAGAACGTAACAAAAGTGGCGATGgagatttttttatttgattgatCCAAAACAAAATGTCTATCtctttggacgaccttaaaacCATTCCAAAAATTCAGCAAGCGCAGAGTGATGCAAATGAAATGAAGCTTTGGATGCACTAACTTAGAAGCTGTCATTCTATTCAACTTCAATCTCTCGATTAGATAAATCTAAAAGTATCTCAAATTCCATTTGTGAATCCGTCTATGATCCTGAATCTGGTACCATATTCGATTCCTGGGCTCATTGTTTCGATGACATATTCTGTATCGAGTGTTCGAACCTAGATGGTGCAGCTAACGCCCACTTAGTTCTGAGAAGACTTGGaaaatgtgaatataatatgtggATTTCATTCTGCCACAAAATTATCGGAATTTATCTCTTAATAATGCAGTCCAAATATTATTCCAAACGTTCAGTGAACAGTCCTGATTATTCACCATTCATTATCTATGTTTTTAAATATCAAAATCTACATCTGATAATTATATCACCTATTCTGGAAGAGTAAATCGAGAATATGGACGATTTAACATAAATGGAATTACAGCAGACCaatttaaatgtttgatttttatctgtggattaagTAATCCAGATGTAGAAATCTGCATCAGGATTTTAACGCCCGTTGAGCAGGAACCTAATATAACATTGCAAATGGTCACAACTGAATGTCAACGTCTGTTAAATCTCAAACACGACACCGAGGTGGTGCAAGAAAAGGCGAAACCTTCCGATTTCGGGTCAGTAAATGCAGTCAAGTTCTCTAAATCTCATAAACAAGGCTCAGAAAGCGTACAACAGCCTGTTGGCAAACCACGTTCACCATGTTGATTTTGTAAAGCATGAAATTTTGTGAAATTATGTCCGTCCAAGTATCACAAGTGCCGCTATTGTCATCGCATTGGCTATAAAGAAGGTCACTGCCCATGGCATAAACTCCCGTCGAAATGTCGTGAGGAAAATGTGGAGTGACATTCCCAGAGTCAAATCAAGAGCATGTTTGCGACCTTCAACGAAGACGGAAGTATGTAAACTTATTAGTGAATGGaaaacctattcgtcttcagttAGATAAGGCTTCCTACATTACATTAATTTCCCAAAACACGTGGCGTAAGCTAGGATGTTCACACAATCAGCCGACCGAACATGTTGCTTGAAATGCCTTAGGAAATATAGTGAGACTAATAGCTACAACAAGGTGCAGTTCAAAGAACATAAGTTTGACTTGTTTGTTATCTGACGAATCGGCATGATTTGGATCAATTAGTCTTAGACTGGACCAAGAAAATTGATGCCTTAAAAAGTTTATTGAGTAAGGTATGCTCTTATAAGCCTTCCTCTGAATCTGTCCTAATTTCTTATAATATTTCTGAATCGAGTTCTTCCGATCTAAAATGTTCTCATAACGATTTCTAATGAAATGGCTCCAATGACATATTCTCTCATAAGGTTTCGGAATCTTGTTCATTCTGTCCTAATggtatttccacaccaaaatcagTAAGATATTGATTACAGATTTACTGATGTAACATTATTTCAGATCACTATTCTTTATGTtatgtatgctacttattttGACAGGTATAGGTAGTATGTAGCGCCAATCAGAAGCAAAATACCTACCAGTAAAatattgaattgaagagaacagcaATGTAAACAGTGAGCCATTGTAATAGCAACACAATTGAAAGGatcatgaagcatgtaaaaGACAATTGATGGGAGATGTGTAAATAATGTAATCAATGTAGGGTTGTCACATTTTTTGAAGGCACTCTCTAATCATGTATCAAACAGTAAATTGATTATCCCCATcaagtcttcgttcactacgTTCAAATCACTAAAATGTGAATTCCAATCAATATGACAGCATTGAAATTTCTTTTAATATGACACTCATGTTCTTCATATTATTCGCCATTACAGTAACcgttcatatatttttatttgcaTGATGCTTTTAACTGatcataacttacttacttacgcctgttactctcaatggagcataggccgccgacaagcattctccaacccactctgtcctgactgcgccttcctttctagttctatccaatttttgttcattcttctcatgtctgcctacatttctcggcgtaatgtgttctttggtcttcctcttctcctttggccttcaggactccatgtgagggcttgttttgtgacgcagttgggtgacttcctcaaagtgtgcccaatccacttccagcgcttcttcttgacttctttctccactggaatctggtttgttctctcccatagtagcttgttgctgatagtgtttgaCCATCAgatccaaagtatcttgcgtagacaattgttaataaacacctgtatcttctggataatggctttcgtagttctccacgtctacgccccatacagtagaaatgTCCTTACATAAGTatcgaaaattctgatcttgatgttaattgacaattgttttgagttccagatgttcgtcagttgtaaatatgcagctcttgctttgccgatccttaccctcatatctgcatcagatccactgtgttcatcaatgaacATGGTGGTGAACTGATCATCAAGTGTGTACGAAATCAGCATACAGATAAAtgcattagttttaatgattaCATGGTTTTGGATAATTTGTTTTGATGATACGTTTTAGACcgttaataaatcttcattttcaCTAGCTTATTTTATGCTCATTTCACATTGTAAGAATTAAGAAGTTTCCGTCTTCTAAATATAACCAGTAAGATTATGAATATTACAATTACAAAGTAATGTAATTTATTCTAATTGAAATAGTCACTTTCGTATTTAACATAAAATGACACTGATAAGTCAGCTGTTTCATTTTAAGTCATTAGATTTGTTACAGTGCAATGAGTGcactttgaaaattatttataagtGATCATGTTATAATGTGATATTTTATTTCAACAAGAATTtgtcaattaaaaaaaaattattgactaAAGTGGCTTCTATTTTatggaaataaaaatgaaattaataatctggattttttttatatttgtaaCAACAGTTTTCTCAGGGCGTGAAGAAAGCTTTTCTAAGCATAGAAATGATGAAAATTCTAGAAAACATCACAGCCGAAAAAGTCAAACAGAAAATAATGATATGGCTGAGTTCGGAACCAATTGGAATGTAAAGAATAATATGGATAATGATTTTGAGTCAGCTTTTGGGTCAGGACGTTCCATATCTAAATATAAACACATAAAAGCTAGAGCTTACGATGCAAAAGGGAAATTTCAATCACGTGGAACTAGAGGTTATGGTATGGTCTCCTCAGAATCCTCACAATTTTTAATTGAAGAGACTTTGGATAAATATGGTCGACCAAAACCTATTAAATCGAAATTCAAAACTCgtgggaaaaaaaagaaatattctaAAAAAATTGTTGATAATCAATTCGACATTAAAGGTGGT
The Schistosoma mansoni, WGS project CABG00000000 data, chromosome 3 unplaced supercontig 0044, strain Puerto Rico, whole genome shotgun sequence DNA segment above includes these coding regions:
- a CDS encoding Trematode Eggshell Synthesis domain containing protein, with protein sequence MEIKMKLIIWIFFIFVTTVFSGREESFSKHRNDENSRKHHSRKSQTENNDMAEFGTNWNVKNNMDNDFESAFGSGRSISKYKHIKARAYDAKGKFQSRGTRGYGMVSSESSQFLIEETLDKYGRPKPIKSKFKTRGKKKKYSKKIVDNQFDIKGGLFEGHKYKQTGDYQANGTHVYINVRNENEMDNKLKSNLNSNRRHDKNLSVSIDTQDNHERNQHMAIFNS